A single Scleropages formosus chromosome 4, fSclFor1.1, whole genome shotgun sequence DNA region contains:
- the LOC108934167 gene encoding uncharacterized protein LOC108934167, with translation MLYNLPAGTSRKPVEKDPEKIMGNVSNSFTVCKTPKSEKTTLRSFSERKCQTGKDFIPLSQLPKKFRPVKCQKKLLQPVVTAAQGEGVKASCETELTTQPVCEPLSTLEELNSEVQSKEDLKNKLCKVQLEKNESENIPAGDPKSLKRHEPQNKARLFIFADEVEKKSVLQRKEGKHPSLFPSQPLSLKNMPSEEITPVFLKFKGSEMHDPEKLYEVCWMQLLHVGKAFFSSSRFKRIVTDEGETNVTCYNSE, from the exons ATGCTGTATAATCTCCCTGCAGGGACTTCAAGAAAGCCTGTGGAGAAGGACCCTGAAAAAAT CATGGGAAATGTAAGCAATTCCTTCACTGTGTGTAAAACCCCAAAATCAG AAAAAACAACTTTAAGAAGTTTTTCAGAAAGAAAGTGTCAGACTGGAAAAGATTTCATCCCATTAAGTCAGCTTCCaaag AAATTTAGACCTgtgaaatgccaaaaaaaattgttacagcCAGTAGTTACGGCAGCACAAGGGGAGGGAGTGAAGGCATCTTGTGAAACAGAGCTGACTACACAGCCTGTGTGTGAACCTCTGAGCACTCTTGAAGAGTTGAACTCTGAGGTTCAGTCCAAGGAAGACCTGAAGAACAAACTTTGTAAAGTACAGCTGGAGaagaatgaaagtgaaaacataCCTGCAGGGGACCCCAAGTCCCTAAAGAGACATGAACCCCAAAACAAGGCTAGGCTCTTCATTTTTGCAGATGAAGTAGAGAAGAAGTCTGTCCTtcagagaaaggaaggaaaacaccCCTCTTTGTTCCCATCTCAACCA CTCAGTTTGAAGAATATGCCATCAGAGGAAATTACCCCAGTGTTTCTAAAG TTCAAGGGCTCAGAAATGCATGATCCCGAGAAGCTATATGAGGTGTGCTGGATGCAGCTACTCCACGTCGGAAAGGCATTCTTCAGCAGCTCGCGGTTTAAAAGGATTGTCACAGATGAGGGTGAGACCAATGTCACATGCTACAACAGTGAATAG